The genomic region CGCGGCAAAACAACGTTTTGCAGCCAGGGTGCAACGGCCCTTGCTGGTGATGTCGATTCTCGACCCCCGCCATGCGCTGGTCTTTGGTAAAGGCAGTCTGTTTCTGGAAGTGATGAAGCAGCTTGGCATCGAAAATGCGTGGCAGGGAGAAACCAATTCCTGGGGTAGCGCCATTGTCGGGCTGGAGCGGCTGGCCACCCTGCGAGGGGTGGATGCGGTTTGCTTTGATCATGGCGATGACACGCTGGTGGCGCAGGTGATGGCAACCCCGTTGTGGCAGGCGATGCCGTTTGTGCGGGAAAACCGTCTGCGCTGCGTGCCACAGGTGTGGTTTTATGGCACAACCCTTTCTGCAATGCGCTTTTGCCGTTTGATTGATGGCGTGCTGGAGACCGCGTGAAAACATTCTTTCGTTTCCCTGCTGTCCTGATGCTGATTCTGGCGGCGGTGTTGGCCCTGACTTTTTACAATTTCAATCAGCAGTTGCCTGCGACGCAGTGGCTGGCGGCGCTTCATGCGGCTGACCCTGACCAGGTGGATCAGATGGTCTTTCATTACAGCCTGATGCCCCGGCTGGTGCTGTCTCTGCTGGTGGGGGGCGGACTTGGTCTGGTCGGGGTGCTGTTTCAGCAGGTGTTGCGTAACCCGCTGGCGGAGCCAGGCACGCTGGGCGTGGCGACCGGTGCCCAGCTGGGGCTGACCATAGCTACACTGTGGAGCCTGCCGGGTGGCCCGTTTTCTCAGCAAATGGCTGCAATGGCAGGGGCCATTTTCGTGGCGATGGTGGTGTTTGGCATCGCCTGGGGGAAACGCCTTTCACCGGTTACGCTGATTCTGGCCGGCCTGGTGATGTCGCTGTATTGCGGCGCGGCGAATCAGCTACTGAGGCTGTTTAACCATGATCGCCTGCAAAATATCTTCCTGTGGAGCACCGGCACGCTTAACCAGATGGACTGGCATAATGTCAGCTTTCTCTGGCTAAAATTGTTGATTGGGCTGTTATTGTCGCTGGTGATGATCCGGCCCATGACGCTACTGGGGCTGGATGACGGCGTGGCAAAAAATCTCGGGCTGTCGCTGGCGCTGTCGCGGATCGGGGTACTGGCACTGGCGGTGGTGCTCAGTGCACAGCTGGTGAACGCTGTCGGTATTATCAGCTTTATCGGGCTGTTTGCGCCGCTGTTGGCAAAGATGCTCGGTGCCAGACGGCTGCCTTGTCGCCTGCTGCTGGCGACGCTTATCGGCATGTTATTATTGTGGCTGGCCGATCAGGGCGTTATCTGGTTGACTGCTCGCTGGCGGGACGTCTCCACCGGTACGGCAACGGCGATTATCGGTGCCCCTTTGCTGTTATGGCTGCTGCCGCGGCTGAAAATGACTGCAGTGATTCCGGCCATAAACCAGGGGGATAATGTGCCGCTTGAACGTCACCGCGTGGCGATCTGGGCAAGTCTTGCAGCGGTGCTGCTGCTGGTTCTGGGTGTCGCCGCCGTGAGTTTGGGTCGGGATGCGCATGGCTGGCACTGGGCGACCGGAGAACTCTTGCAGCAACTGATGCCGTGGCGTCTGCCAC from Erwinia tracheiphila harbors:
- the fhuB gene encoding Fe(3+)-hydroxamate ABC transporter permease FhuB, which produces MLILAAVLALTFYNFNQQLPATQWLAALHAADPDQVDQMVFHYSLMPRLVLSLLVGGGLGLVGVLFQQVLRNPLAEPGTLGVATGAQLGLTIATLWSLPGGPFSQQMAAMAGAIFVAMVVFGIAWGKRLSPVTLILAGLVMSLYCGAANQLLRLFNHDRLQNIFLWSTGTLNQMDWHNVSFLWLKLLIGLLLSLVMIRPMTLLGLDDGVAKNLGLSLALSRIGVLALAVVLSAQLVNAVGIISFIGLFAPLLAKMLGARRLPCRLLLATLIGMLLLWLADQGVIWLTARWRDVSTGTATAIIGAPLLLWLLPRLKMTAVIPAINQGDNVPLERHRVAIWASLAAVLLLVLGVAAVSLGRDAHGWHWATGELLQQLMPWRLPRMAAALTTGMMLGVAGCIVQGLTGNPMASPEVLGISTGAAFGVVVMLFIVPGYAFGWLLPAGCLGAALTLLVIATIGGRGGFSPERMLLAGMALSTVFSTLLLLLLASGDPRMATLMTWIAGSTYHVDAAGAGRTALITAILLGLTPLCRRWLMLLPLGSETARAVGLALRPARMALLLLAAALTAAATLTTGPLSFVGLMAPHIARMLGFRRALPQLIMAALLGGGLMTLADWCGRMIAFPAQIPAGLLATLIGAPYFVWLLRKVQA